The Rhinoderma darwinii isolate aRhiDar2 chromosome 11, aRhiDar2.hap1, whole genome shotgun sequence genome window below encodes:
- the LOC142663380 gene encoding histone H2A type 1-like, giving the protein MSGRGKQGGKVRAKAKTRSSRAGLQFPVGRVHRLLRKGNYAERVGAGAPVYLAAVLEYLTAEILELAGNAARDNKKTRIIPRHLQLAVRNDEELNKLLGGVLPNIQAVLLPKKTESSKSAKSK; this is encoded by the coding sequence ATGTCTGGAAGAGGAAAGCAAGGAGGCAAAGTGCGGGCTAAAGCCAAGACCCGCTCCTCCCGGGCAGGACTTCAGTTTCCTGtcggtcgtgtgcacagacttCTCCGCAAGGGTAACTACGCTGAGAGGGTCGGCGCCGGCGCTCCGGTCTACCTGGCCGCTGTGCTGGAATATCTGACCGCTGAGATCCTGGAACTGGCCGGAAATGCCGCCCGGGACAACAAGAAGACCCGAATCATCCCCCGTCACCTGCAGCTGGCCGTGCGCAATGACGAGGAGCTCAACaagctgctgggtggtgtcctgcccaacatccaggccgttctgctgcccaagaagaccgagagcagcaaaagcgccaagagcaagtga
- the LOC142663024 gene encoding histone H2B 1.1-like translates to MPEPAKSAPAPKKGSKKAVTKTQKKDGKKRRKSRKESYAIYVYKVLKQVHPDTGISSKAMGIMNSFVNDIFERIAGEASRLAHYNKRSTITSLEIQTAVRLLLPGELAKHAVSEGTKAVTKYTSAK, encoded by the coding sequence ATGCCTGAGCCCGCCAAGTCTGCCCCGGCGCCCAAGAAGGGCTCCAAGAAAGCCGTGACCAAGACACAGAAGAAGGACGGCAAGAAGCGGAGAAAGAGCAGGAAGGAGAGCTACGCCATTTACGTGTACAAGGTGCTCAAGCAGGTCCACCCTGACACCGGCATCTCGTCCAAGGCCATGGGCATCATGAACtccttcgtcaatgacatcttcgagCGCATCGCAGGGGAAGCCTCCCGCCTGGCTCACTACAACAAGCGCTCCACCATCACCTCCCTGGAGATCCAGACTGCCGTGCGCCTGCTGCTGCCTGGAGAGCTGGCCAAGCACGCCGTGTCCGAGGGCACCAAGGCCGTCACCAAGTACACCAGCGCCAAGTAA
- the LOC142663025 gene encoding histone H3: MARTKQTARKSTGGKAPRKQLATKAARKSAPATGGVKKPHRYRPGTVALREIRRYQKSTELLIRKLPFQRLVREIAQDFKTDLRFQSSAVMALQEASEAYLVGLFEDTNLCAIHAKRVTIMPKDIQLARRIRGERA; the protein is encoded by the coding sequence ATGGCCAGAACAAAGCAGACTGCGCGTAAATCCACCGGCGGGAAAGCGCCCCGCAAGCAGCTGGCTACTAAAGCTGCACGGAAGAGCGCTCCCGCTACCGGCGGAGTGAAGAAGCCTCATCGTTACCGCCCGGGCACAGTCGCTCTCCGTGAAATCCGCCGCTACCAGAAGTCCACCGAGCTTCTTATCCGTAAGCTGCCTTTCCAGCGCCTGGTGCGAGAGATCGCTCAGGACTTCAAGACCGATCTTCGCTTCCAGAGCTCAGCAGTCATGGCTCTGCAGGAGGCCAGCGAGGCTTATCTCGTCGGACTGTTTGAGGATACCAACCTGTGTGCCATCCACGCCAAGAGGGTCACCATCATGCCCAAAGACATTCAACTGGCCCGCAGGATCCGTGGGGAGAGGGCTTAG
- the LOC142663354 gene encoding histone H1.5-like produces the protein MAETAPAAAVPPTEPAAKSKKQPKKPAAGGAKKTKKPSGPSVSELIVKAVSASKERSGVSLAALKKALAAGGYDVDKNSRLKMALKTLVTKETLLQVKGSGASGSFKLNKKQLETKDKAVKKKPAAAAKSPKKTPAKSLTKAKRPAAAKKVAKSPKKPKPAPKKITKSPAKKAAKPKAAKSPAKKAAKSPAKKAAKSPAKKAAKSPAKKAAKSPAKKAAKSPAKNSSNSRKTVTKK, from the coding sequence ATGGCAGAGACCGCACCAGCCGCCGCTGTCCCTCCCACCGAGCCTGCCGCCAAATCCAAGAAGCAGCcgaaaaaacctgcagcagggGGCGCCAAGAAAACCAAAAAACCCTCCGGTCCCAGCGTGTCCGAGCTCATCGTGAAAGCCGTGTCCGCCTCCAAAGAGCGCAGTGGGGTGTCTCTGGCCGCCCTGAAGAAGGCTCTGGCTGCTGGAGGATACGATGTAGACAAGAACAGCCGCCTGAAGATGGCGCTCAAGACTCTGGTGACCAAGGAAACCCTGCTCCAGGTGAAAGGTAGCGGCGCCTCCGGCTCCTTCAAGCTGAACAAGAAGCAGCTGGAGACTAAGGACAAAGCGGTCAAGAAGAAGCCGGCGGCTGCTGCCAAATCCCCGAAGAAGACTCCGGCCAAGAGCCTGACAAAGGCCAAGAGGCCTGCCGCTGCCAAGAAGGTGGCGAAGAGCCCCAAAAAGCCAAAACCTGCCCCCAAGAAAATAACAAAGAGCCCAGCAAAGAAGGCGGCCAAGcccaaagctgccaagagtccggctaagaaagctgccaagagtccggctaagaaagctgccaagagtccggctaagaaagctgccaagagtccggctaagaaagctgccaagagtccggctaagaaagctgccaagagtccggctaagaattCGTCTAATTCCAGGAAGACCGTGACGAAGAAATAA